From Leptolyngbyaceae cyanobacterium, one genomic window encodes:
- a CDS encoding Coq4 family protein, producing MLISNLKQLNIDFLTTLKGVVCLLKDPGQTDSVYDIEEGLINTKANHLAVEYVKSQPGVAEIIQERYIAPPPDTEKLLEYPEDSLGYVYASFIKESGFDPNFYRQIKVKDDISYIFLRIRQTHDIWHLVTGFNTDVTGELGLKAFELAQTRRTMAAVLIAGGLLKTLFSAPEQLDNLLDRLAVGYRMGAKAQPFLAQKWEENWGKSLSEWRTELGVNPTLVYIP from the coding sequence ATGTTAATTTCCAATTTAAAACAGCTAAATATTGATTTTTTAACTACTCTCAAAGGAGTTGTTTGTTTATTAAAAGACCCTGGTCAAACTGATTCTGTTTATGATATTGAAGAAGGACTGATTAACACTAAAGCAAATCACTTAGCAGTAGAATACGTTAAATCTCAACCAGGTGTTGCGGAAATCATCCAAGAACGTTACATTGCTCCACCTCCAGATACAGAAAAATTACTGGAATATCCGGAAGATTCTTTAGGATATGTTTACGCATCCTTCATCAAAGAATCGGGGTTCGATCCAAATTTTTATCGCCAAATTAAAGTTAAAGACGACATCAGTTACATTTTCTTACGCATTCGGCAAACTCACGATATTTGGCATTTAGTAACCGGATTTAACACAGATGTAACGGGCGAACTAGGATTAAAAGCATTTGAATTAGCTCAAACCCGCAGAACAATGGCAGCAGTACTAATCGCTGGAGGATTACTCAAAACTTTGTTCTCTGCACCAGAACAATTAGATAATTTGTTAGATCGGTTGGCTGTTGGTTATAGAATGGGAGCGAAAGCTCAACCATTTTTGGCACAGAAATGGGAAGAAAACTGGGGTAAGTCTTTATCAGAATGGAGAACAGAATTAGGAGTTAATCCTACACTAGTTTATATTCCTTAA
- a CDS encoding pentapeptide repeat-containing protein, with amino-acid sequence MKRPRFNIKQVSIKQHLQKMASGKKEIDIKKVTQNHDNVREDAQNNDPESESAEKPELSELESFLQQLDNSFSSVAAIEDSVKREYRLLQEARRLDMPAESYRRMFENYYLERLPKKEEYSWLKPVKFLDQRLGDFVKWCENVSLYSLATVIGQFTLLAAMGAYFWEAPQRRQESIDTARQEIRNQKEVVYSESRIEAMELLNKNCEGMLGEQASKANLEGLQLNQCYKFQLGLATFSQWPPQFFRNEGMNLSQMNLAGANLKGANLQGANLEGANLEGANLERANLKGANLKKANLKGAILRAAYLEKADLEEANLDSTRMSRTFLRDANLAKASIINSRLLWADLQGANLNQVNFQNSNLSRANLKGADLYKANFKGASLRYTDLQDGTITIGAEFERANLKRAKFWSADQLKRGYNLDKAAKDKDWEAKIAKQGTDTYRVGFILPNDNLTYKLYQQGLERLEKQNKQVEILPIKTGETVEEETQGIRQLLTQDVDVILMRPLDPEKSVPAILEAFVAGVVVVNIGDCLPTEAQKVVFACYESDSVRMGYDLGRYMGVWAKPKNKKQIKPLNIGLVDGADSSRLYPYLQGLKLGLKDSGATWKQAATTDAKIPEEVDKVKEMLKKNPDINVLWGASEMTTEIALKAVKDLGLEKKVSVFGVVPLTRRLANMLIDPNQSLQSIVDEAPSYAAQELAKQAIGVIEGKVSREYKYVVFQHRLLGQYDQKRVNELIGDAFDLEKTALKKPMPLKSRADILPSELPSSLDSSKAMPLPAITDEKKIQQLQDDLQELIVQNWQISSNKETEEASVNFDRDLVYRVLINTKGELVSYEPLDKLAIDLLTTTPLPKLLVKPDNKGSDDQPILIPNHVVTDTPVTEYKVVFMPSGKVEVKWGESFLPDE; translated from the coding sequence ATGAAAAGACCGCGTTTTAATATCAAACAAGTTTCGATTAAGCAGCACTTACAAAAAATGGCATCCGGTAAAAAAGAAATAGATATAAAAAAAGTTACTCAAAATCACGATAATGTACGAGAAGACGCGCAAAACAACGATCCTGAAAGTGAGTCAGCAGAAAAGCCGGAATTATCGGAATTAGAAAGTTTTTTGCAGCAGTTAGATAACAGCTTTAGTAGCGTGGCTGCTATAGAAGATTCGGTCAAGCGAGAATACCGATTGCTTCAAGAAGCCAGACGTTTAGATATGCCAGCCGAAAGCTATCGGCGAATGTTTGAAAATTATTACTTGGAGAGATTACCAAAAAAAGAAGAGTATTCCTGGCTGAAGCCGGTCAAGTTTTTAGACCAGCGATTGGGAGATTTTGTTAAATGGTGTGAAAATGTTTCTCTCTATAGTTTGGCGACGGTGATCGGTCAGTTTACCTTGTTGGCAGCAATGGGAGCCTACTTTTGGGAAGCACCTCAGCGACGACAAGAATCGATCGATACCGCACGACAAGAAATTAGAAATCAGAAAGAGGTTGTATATTCTGAATCGAGAATTGAGGCAATGGAGCTACTCAATAAAAACTGTGAAGGTATGTTGGGGGAGCAAGCATCCAAAGCTAATCTAGAAGGACTCCAACTGAATCAGTGTTACAAATTTCAATTAGGTTTAGCAACTTTTTCCCAATGGCCACCTCAGTTTTTTAGAAATGAAGGAATGAACCTTTCCCAAATGAATCTGGCAGGCGCTAATTTAAAAGGAGCTAACTTACAAGGAGCCAACTTAGAAGGGGCGAATTTGGAAGGCGCTAATCTGGAACGAGCAAATTTGAAAGGCGCTAATTTAAAAAAAGCTAATCTAAAAGGAGCTATTCTTCGCGCGGCTTATTTGGAAAAGGCGGATTTAGAGGAAGCTAATTTAGATAGCACTCGGATGAGCCGAACATTTTTGCGGGATGCCAACTTAGCCAAAGCTTCTATCATTAATTCCCGCTTGCTTTGGGCAGATTTACAAGGAGCAAATCTCAATCAAGTTAATTTCCAAAATTCAAATCTGAGTCGTGCTAATCTCAAAGGAGCAGACCTTTACAAAGCTAATTTTAAAGGTGCTTCTCTGCGATATACAGATTTGCAGGATGGAACGATTACGATCGGGGCTGAATTCGAGCGTGCTAATCTTAAACGAGCCAAGTTTTGGTCAGCGGATCAGCTAAAACGGGGTTACAACTTAGATAAAGCTGCCAAAGACAAAGATTGGGAAGCAAAAATTGCCAAGCAAGGAACGGACACTTATCGAGTTGGATTCATTCTGCCAAATGATAATTTGACTTATAAGTTATATCAGCAAGGTTTAGAAAGATTGGAGAAACAAAACAAACAAGTTGAAATTTTGCCAATTAAGACCGGAGAAACTGTTGAGGAAGAAACCCAAGGAATCAGACAACTACTTACTCAGGATGTAGATGTCATTCTGATGAGACCTTTAGACCCGGAAAAATCCGTCCCGGCAATTCTGGAGGCTTTCGTTGCTGGCGTAGTAGTGGTTAATATCGGTGATTGTTTGCCGACAGAAGCTCAAAAAGTGGTATTTGCCTGTTACGAAAGCGATTCTGTCCGCATGGGATATGATTTGGGTCGGTATATGGGAGTTTGGGCTAAACCGAAGAATAAGAAACAGATTAAACCGTTAAATATCGGGCTGGTAGATGGTGCAGATTCCAGTCGCCTTTACCCTTATTTACAAGGTTTAAAATTAGGGTTGAAAGATTCCGGTGCTACTTGGAAGCAAGCGGCAACGACGGATGCAAAAATTCCTGAAGAAGTGGATAAAGTAAAGGAAATGCTCAAAAAGAACCCAGATATCAATGTTTTGTGGGGTGCTTCCGAGATGACTACAGAAATTGCTCTCAAAGCAGTTAAAGATTTGGGTTTAGAGAAAAAAGTTAGCGTGTTTGGAGTTGTGCCTTTAACTCGCAGATTAGCAAATATGTTGATCGATCCCAATCAGTCTTTGCAATCGATTGTGGATGAAGCACCCAGCTATGCGGCTCAAGAGTTGGCCAAACAAGCGATTGGCGTGATTGAGGGTAAGGTTTCCAGAGAATATAAATATGTAGTATTTCAGCATCGCTTGCTAGGTCAATACGACCAGAAAAGGGTTAACGAGTTAATTGGCGATGCTTTTGATTTGGAGAAAACTGCTCTCAAAAAACCGATGCCTCTGAAATCTAGGGCTGATATTCTGCCTTCGGAACTCCCTTCTAGTTTGGATTCTTCTAAGGCAATGCCGCTACCAGCAATTACTGATGAGAAAAAGATCCAGCAGTTACAAGACGATTTGCAAGAATTAATCGTGCAGAATTGGCAGATCTCTAGCAATAAGGAAACTGAAGAAGCATCGGTCAATTTCGATCGCGATTTGGTATACCGAGTGTTAATAAATACTAAAGGCGAACTAGTTTCTTACGAACCATTGGATAAATTAGCGATCGATCTTCTAACCACTACTCCTTTACCCAAATTGTTAGTAAAACCAGATAACAAAGGATCTGACGATCAACCTATTTTAATTCCGAATCACGTTGTTACCGATACTCCCGTCACTGAATATAAGGTCGTTTTTATGCCTAGTGGAAAAGTGGAAGTGAAATGGGGAGAAAGTTTCTTGCCTGATGAATAA